In Solanum stenotomum isolate F172 chromosome 6, ASM1918654v1, whole genome shotgun sequence, one DNA window encodes the following:
- the LOC125866822 gene encoding 6-phosphogluconate dehydrogenase, decarboxylating 2, whose protein sequence is MATPTRIGLSGLAVMGQNLALNIAEKGFPISVYNRTTSKVDETVERAKNEGNLPLYGFHDPESFVLSIQKPRVIIILVKAGAPVDQTIKTLSSYMEKGDCIIDGGNEWYENTERREKEMSELGLRYLGMGVSGGEEGARNGPSLMPGGSLEAYKYIEDILLKVAAQVPDSGPCVTYIGKGGSGNFVKMVHNGIEYGDMQLIAEAYDVLKSVGKLSNDELHQAFSEWNNGELQSFLIEITADIFGIKDDKADGHLVDKVLDKTGMKGTGKWTVQQAAELSIAAPTIASSLDSRFLSGLKDERVQAAKVFKSCGVSDILVEQSVDKKQLIDDVRKALYASKICSYAQGMNLIRAKSAEKGWDLKLGELARIWKGGCIIRAIFLDRIKQAYDRNADLANLLVDEEFAKEVVERQSAWRRVVCLAITSGISTPGMSSSLAYFDSYRRERLPANLVQAQRDYFGAHTYERTDMPGSFHTEWFKIAKQSKI, encoded by the coding sequence ATGGCTACCCCGACAAGAATTGGTCTTTCTGGCCTTGCTGTTATGGGCCAAAATCTTGCTCTCAATATTGCTGAGAAAGGATTCCCTATATCTGTTTACAACCGAACCACTTCAAAAGTTGATGAGACTGTTGAACGAGCTAAAAATGAAGGAAATCTTCCTCTCTATGGCTTTCATGACCCAGAGTCATTTGTCCTCTCTATCCAAAAGCCTCGCGTCATAATAATTCTTGTCAAGGCTGGAGCACCAGTTGATCAGACCATCAAAACCCTATCTTCTTACATGGAGAAAGGAGACTGTATCATTGACGGTGGCAATGAATGGTATGAGAACACagagaggagagagaaagaaaTGTCTGAGTTAGGTCTTCGTTATCTTGGGATGGGAGTTTCAGGTGGTGAAGAGGGTGCTCGAAATGGACCGTCACTGATGCCTGGAGGCTCTTTGGAAGCCTACAAGTACATAGAAGATATCTTACTGAAGGTCGCTGCTCAAGTTCCTGATAGTGGACCTTGTGTTACATACATTGGTAAAGGTGgttctggaaattttgttaagatGGTTCACAATGGAATTGAATATGGTGATATGCAGTTGATTGCAGAGGCTTATGACGTTCTGAAATCTGTTGGGAAGCTCTCTAATGATGAATTGCATCAAGCCTTCTCAGAATGGAACAACGGAGAGCTCCAGAGCTTCTTGATTGAAATTACAGCTGATATATTTGGAATCAAGGATGACAAAGCAGATGGACATTTGGTAGACAAGGTTTTAGACAAGACTGGAATGAAAGGTACTGGTAAATGGACTGTTCAACAAGCTGCTGAACTGTCAATTGCTGCTCCTACAATAGCCTCGTCCCTAGATTCCAGATTCCTTAGTGGATTGAAGGATGAAAGGGTGCAAGCAGCCAAAGTTTTCAAATCTTGTGGGGTCAGCGACATCCTTGTTGAACAGTCTGTGGATAAGAAGCAATTGATTGACGATGTCAGAAAAGCACTCTATGCTTCGAAAATATGTAGCTATGCTCAGGGAATGAATTTGATAAGGGCAAAGAGTGCTGAGAAGGGCTGGGACTTAAAACTAGGGGAGCTTGCCAGGATTTGGAAAGGTGGTTGCATTATCCGTGCCATATTTTTGGATCGTATTAAGCAAGCTTATGACAGAAACGCAGATCTCGCTAACCTACTTGTGGATGAAGAGTTTGCAAAGGAGGTAGTTGAACGCCAGTCTGCCTGGCGAAGAGTGGTCTGCCTAGCTATAACCTCGGGTATTAGCACACCTGGCATGTCTTCAAGTCTTGCTTACTTTGACTCGTACAGGAGGGAAAGGCTTCCTGCAAATTTAGTCCAAGCTCAAAGGGATTACTTTGGTGCTCATACTTATGAGAGGACTGATATGCCTGGGTCATTTCATACTGAGTGGTTCAAGATTGCCAAACAGTCGAAGATCTGA
- the LOC125867566 gene encoding protein SOB FIVE-LIKE 1: protein MEDMSKEECNSNESGWTMYIGSPYREYNQGDDDDEGTPMKGDDHVEDGGSDDSMTSDASSGPSHQGVVLCTNIEQIYGKHVEKDIRKFSSKEQLQQQKQAKKKLSDKNTKAAKEDSGHKAKSGKGYGYCRSTTRGKHVS from the exons ATGGAGGATATGAGTAAAG AAGAATGCAACAGCAATGAGTCTGGTTGGACGATGTATATCGGTTCACCTTACCGTGAGTATAATCAAGGAGATGACGATGATGAAGGAACTCCAATGAAGGGTGATGATCATGTTGAAGATGGTGGTAGCGATGATTCCATGACTTCGGATGCTTCATCTGGTCCAAGTCATCAAGGAGTAGTACTATGCACAAACATAGAGCAAATTTATGGAAAGCATGTGGAAAAAGATATCAGGAAGTTCTCAAGCAAGGAACAACTACAGCAACAAAAACAGGCAAAGAAGAAATTGTCTGATAAGAATACAAAAGCAGCAAAAGAAGATTCAGGACATAAAGCAAAGAGTGGCAAAGGTTATGGTTATTGCAGATCAACAACAAGGGGAAAACATGTGAGTTAA
- the LOC125866963 gene encoding ASC1-like protein isoform X2: MGFLKGTFLDWEHESYPSYEDFAVLPLFAVFFPAVRFLLDRFVFEKVARRLIFGKGQEVIENETDDRRRRIRKFKESAWKCIYFLSAEVFALLVTYNEPWFTNTRYFWVGPGDQVWPDQMYKSKLKGLYMYTGGFYTYSIFALIFWETRRSDFGVSMSHHVATAILIVLSYNIRFARVGSVVLAIHDASDIFLEIGKMSKYSGAEALASFSFILFVLSWIILRLIYYPFWVLWSTSYEVLQTLDREKHKVDGPIYYYIFNSLLFCLLVLHIYWWVLMYRMLVKQIQARGHLSDDVHSEDEHEHED, translated from the exons ATGGGTTTTCTTAAAGGGACTTTTCTTGATTGGGAACATGAATCTTACCCATCATATGAAGATTTCGCTGTTCTTCCATTGTTTGCTGTCTTCTTTCCTGCTGTCAGATTTTTGCTTGATAGATTTGTTTTTGAG AAAGTGGCCAGAAGGTTAATATTTGGAAAAGGACAAGAAGTGATAGAAAATGAGACTGATGACCGGAGGAGAAGGATACGAAAATTCAAAGAATCAGCATggaaatgtatatattttctctcTGCAGAAGTTTTTGCACTTTTGGTGACATACAATGAGCCTTGGTTTACAAATACCAGATACTTTTGGGTAGGGCCTGGTGATCAGGTCTGGCCCGATCAGATGTACAA GTCCAAACTGAAGGGACTTTATATGTATACCGGTGGGTTCTATACATATTCAATATTTGCGCTAATATTTTGGGAGACAAGGCGCTCTGACTTTGGAGTTTCAATGAGTCATCATGTTGCCACTGCGATTCTTATCGTCTTATCCTATAATATCAG GTTTGCACGTGTCGGTTCAGTAGTTTTAGCCATTCATGATGCCAGTGATATATTCCTCGAAATCGGAAAGATGTCCAAATACAGTGGTGCTGAAGCTCTTGCTAGCTTTTcgtttattctttttgttttatccTGGATTATACTTCGCCTCATATACTACCCATTCTGGGTTCTTTGGAGTACAAG TTATGAAGTTCTCCAAACCCTGGATAGGGAGAAGCACAAAGTGGATGGACCAATCTATTACTATATCTTCAATTCTCTTCTATTTTGCTTGCTGGTTCTTCATATATATTGGTGGGTGTTGATGTACCGGATGCTTGTTAAACAAATCCAAGCGAGGGGCCATTTGAGTGACGACGTGC ATTCTGAAgatgaacatgaacatgaagatTGA
- the LOC125866963 gene encoding ASC1-like protein isoform X1, with product MGFLKGTFLDWEHESYPSYEDFAVLPLFAVFFPAVRFLLDRFVFEKVARRLIFGKGQEVIENETDDRRRRIRKFKESAWKCIYFLSAEVFALLVTYNEPWFTNTRYFWVGPGDQVWPDQMYKSKLKGLYMYTGGFYTYSIFALIFWETRRSDFGVSMSHHVATAILIVLSYNIRFARVGSVVLAIHDASDIFLEIGKMSKYSGAEALASFSFILFVLSWIILRLIYYPFWVLWSTSYEVLQTLDREKHKVDGPIYYYIFNSLLFCLLVLHIYWWVLMYRMLVKQIQARGHLSDDVRSDSEDEHEHED from the exons ATGGGTTTTCTTAAAGGGACTTTTCTTGATTGGGAACATGAATCTTACCCATCATATGAAGATTTCGCTGTTCTTCCATTGTTTGCTGTCTTCTTTCCTGCTGTCAGATTTTTGCTTGATAGATTTGTTTTTGAG AAAGTGGCCAGAAGGTTAATATTTGGAAAAGGACAAGAAGTGATAGAAAATGAGACTGATGACCGGAGGAGAAGGATACGAAAATTCAAAGAATCAGCATggaaatgtatatattttctctcTGCAGAAGTTTTTGCACTTTTGGTGACATACAATGAGCCTTGGTTTACAAATACCAGATACTTTTGGGTAGGGCCTGGTGATCAGGTCTGGCCCGATCAGATGTACAA GTCCAAACTGAAGGGACTTTATATGTATACCGGTGGGTTCTATACATATTCAATATTTGCGCTAATATTTTGGGAGACAAGGCGCTCTGACTTTGGAGTTTCAATGAGTCATCATGTTGCCACTGCGATTCTTATCGTCTTATCCTATAATATCAG GTTTGCACGTGTCGGTTCAGTAGTTTTAGCCATTCATGATGCCAGTGATATATTCCTCGAAATCGGAAAGATGTCCAAATACAGTGGTGCTGAAGCTCTTGCTAGCTTTTcgtttattctttttgttttatccTGGATTATACTTCGCCTCATATACTACCCATTCTGGGTTCTTTGGAGTACAAG TTATGAAGTTCTCCAAACCCTGGATAGGGAGAAGCACAAAGTGGATGGACCAATCTATTACTATATCTTCAATTCTCTTCTATTTTGCTTGCTGGTTCTTCATATATATTGGTGGGTGTTGATGTACCGGATGCTTGTTAAACAAATCCAAGCGAGGGGCCATTTGAGTGACGACGTGCGTTCTG ATTCTGAAgatgaacatgaacatgaagatTGA
- the LOC125866966 gene encoding uncharacterized protein LOC125866966 — protein sequence MEDILTEIPPPSRFFLEDLNNFCPPSPPLPSPFLLFSTPNREKFSRPSLLIIAMSSPSLQVFHHVSSKTLVGTVILPEIPFSGNSVEPSLKDKSCNIYALNEDDNLIMIVSVQYPVTAERSHAVAKLLIGEQVIPEKVLILDSIRSSNFRGRLSPDEAFAFKLESSAERKAKADGHQDSPLVKCADYLPSGSVVDGLAAALLSRCQLKKIRGTLCVSWPEVGVSVISLVKSLLLKDVLSRVKHIDMKKLEEEFLKLSRSKDFLLEPELYT from the coding sequence ATGGAAGACATACTAACAGAAATCCCTCCACCTTCAAGGTTCTTTTTGGAAGATCTGAACAACTTTTGTCCTCCATCTCCTCCTCTTCCCTCTCCATTCCTGTTGTTTTCAACTCCTAACCGGGAGAAGTTTTCTCGCCCTTCTCTCCTCATCATTGCCATGTCTTCTCCGTCACTTCAAGTTTTTCATCATGTGTCTTCCAAAACCCTTGTTGGAACTGTTATCCTTCCTGAGATCCCATTCTCTGGCAATTCAGTTGAACCCTCTCTTAAAGACAAATCATGCAATATATATGCCCTGAATGAAGATGATAACTTGATTATGATTGTGTCTGTTCAATATCCAGTTACTGCAGAGAGATCTCATGCAGTCGCAAAGCTACTGATTGGAGAACAGGTTATCCCGGAAAAGGTTTTAATTTTGGATTCCATCCGAAGTTCTAATTTTAGAGGAAGACTTTCACCCGATGAAGCATTTGCATTTAAGCTGGAATCATCTGCAGAGAGAAAAGCAAAAGCTGATGGCCATCAAGATTCACCACTGGTAAAATGCGCAGACTATCTTCCATCAGGAAGTGTTGTAGATGGCTTGGCAGCAGCTTTATTAAGCCGATGTCAGTTAAAGAAGATAAGGGGAACTCTGTGTGTTTCATGGCCTGAAGTCGGTGTTTCAGTTATATCACTTGTTAAGTCTCTACTGCTCAAGGATGTCCTCTCCCGCGTGAAGCATATTGACATGAAGAAGCTCGAGGAGGAATTTCTAAAATTAAGCCGGAGTAAGGATTTCCTTCTTGAACCTGAACTCTATACATGA